One Desulfonatronovibrio hydrogenovorans DSM 9292 DNA segment encodes these proteins:
- the dprA gene encoding DNA-processing protein DprA has protein sequence MAEYSREEQLFAGLALIRSRGLGPRTWRKILSRYGSPARALDRCDQWKDEGLVRVDQLRSFKSGSWKKDVEQELEVIIRKKMRVVIWSDPEYPQALTRISDPPVMLYCRGDISLLNNPCLAVVGSRQSSAYGLEMARDICAELASCGVTIVSGFAYGIDRQAHLAAVDRTGGTIAVLGTGIDLVYPGGNKDLWIRLAEKGLILTEFSPGTRPDPGNFPYRNRIISGLSLGVLVVQSAMKSGSMITARLALDQNREVFAVPGAVTMENYGGCNHLIKEGAHLVQSAEDILQVLAPIVRISSPATPKQADQEPARSLPEDLDPGARKVVRHLQSNPGVHIDELSEKLGCSSQEISRSLVSLEIRGLVRRAPGMYYSLKDQTG, from the coding sequence ATGGCTGAGTATTCCAGAGAAGAGCAGCTTTTTGCCGGACTGGCTCTGATCAGATCCAGGGGACTGGGGCCCAGGACCTGGCGGAAAATTCTGAGCAGGTATGGTTCTCCTGCCCGGGCCCTTGACCGGTGCGACCAGTGGAAGGATGAAGGCCTGGTCCGGGTTGATCAACTCCGGTCATTCAAGTCCGGATCCTGGAAAAAGGACGTTGAGCAGGAGCTGGAGGTAATCATCCGGAAAAAAATGCGGGTGGTTATCTGGTCGGACCCGGAGTATCCCCAGGCACTGACCAGGATAAGCGATCCTCCGGTCATGCTTTACTGCCGCGGCGATATTTCCCTGCTCAATAATCCCTGTCTGGCAGTGGTTGGTTCAAGACAAAGCTCAGCTTATGGTCTGGAAATGGCCAGGGATATCTGCGCAGAGCTGGCTTCCTGCGGGGTGACCATTGTATCCGGGTTTGCCTATGGAATCGACAGGCAGGCCCACCTGGCTGCGGTGGACCGGACCGGGGGGACCATTGCCGTCCTGGGAACTGGAATTGATCTGGTTTATCCGGGAGGAAACAAGGATCTGTGGATCAGGCTGGCTGAAAAAGGGTTGATTCTCACGGAGTTCAGTCCTGGAACCAGGCCTGATCCGGGCAATTTTCCATATCGGAACAGGATCATCAGTGGTCTCAGTCTCGGAGTGCTGGTGGTCCAGTCGGCCATGAAGAGCGGAAGCATGATCACAGCCAGACTGGCCCTGGACCAGAACCGGGAAGTCTTTGCCGTGCCCGGAGCTGTGACCATGGAGAATTACGGTGGATGCAACCATCTGATCAAGGAGGGAGCCCACCTTGTCCAGTCGGCTGAGGATATTCTCCAGGTCCTGGCCCCCATTGTGCGGATATCTTCCCCGGCCACCCCGAAGCAGGCTGACCAGGAGCCGGCCCGGAGTCTGCCGGAAGATCTGGATCCAGGGGCAAGGAAGGTGGTCCGCCACTTGCAATCCAACCCCGGAGTGCATATTGATGAATTGTCAGAAAAACTCGGCTGTTCCAGTCAGGAGATAAGCCGATCTCTGGTATCGCTG